The proteins below are encoded in one region of Bacillus vallismortis:
- a CDS encoding glycoside hydrolase family 13 protein, with product MKKAWWKEAVVYHIYPRSFKDSNGDGIGDIQGIRSKLPYIKELGADVIWICPLYDSPNADNGYDIKDYKNILSDFGTMADFDQLLGDMHELDMKLIMDLVVNHTSDEHPWFIESRSSVHSEKRDWYIWKDGQNGKAPNNWESIFGGSAWQYDQKTSQYYLHLFDQKQPDLNWENEKVRNAVYDMVKWWLDKGIDGFRVDAITHIKKKKGLPDMPNPKGLDVVPSFPYHMNVDGIMDFLTELKENTFSRYPIMTVGEANGVSAKEAADWAGEKNGIFSMIFQFEHLGLWDVEVNESIDIVSFKRILTDWQDSLEGIGWNALFMENHDQPRSVSVWGDDGVYLKESAKALAAVYFLMKGTPFIYQGQELGMTNVAFPSIADYDDIAMKRLYEIERAKGASHEDVMKIVWKKGRDNSRTPMQWNADPYAGFSDAKPWVGINENYKWLNAEAQKNDPTSVYHFYKSLIKLRQTYDVFINGIYELILPEDQQIFAYLRKNENHTALIAANLSATPAFFKRAGLPLSSDALVLSNVEIKPHKHMTSVQLQPYEARVYVWR from the coding sequence ATGAAAAAGGCTTGGTGGAAGGAAGCTGTTGTCTACCACATTTATCCTCGCAGTTTTAAAGATTCCAATGGCGACGGAATCGGGGATATTCAAGGAATCAGATCCAAGCTTCCCTACATAAAGGAGCTGGGTGCCGACGTCATTTGGATTTGTCCTTTGTACGATTCGCCTAATGCGGATAACGGCTATGATATCAAGGATTACAAAAACATATTAAGCGATTTCGGCACCATGGCTGATTTCGACCAGCTGCTTGGAGATATGCATGAACTGGACATGAAGCTGATAATGGATCTTGTCGTGAACCATACAAGTGATGAACACCCCTGGTTCATTGAATCCCGTTCCTCTGTACACTCGGAGAAACGCGACTGGTATATTTGGAAGGACGGCCAAAATGGCAAAGCGCCAAATAACTGGGAAAGTATTTTCGGCGGATCGGCTTGGCAGTATGATCAAAAGACTAGCCAGTATTATCTTCACCTTTTTGATCAAAAACAGCCTGATTTGAATTGGGAAAATGAAAAGGTGAGAAATGCGGTTTATGACATGGTGAAATGGTGGCTTGACAAAGGCATTGATGGATTTCGGGTGGATGCGATTACGCATATTAAGAAAAAAAAGGGGCTTCCCGATATGCCGAATCCCAAAGGGTTGGATGTCGTTCCCTCCTTCCCCTATCACATGAATGTCGACGGCATAATGGATTTTTTAACAGAGCTCAAAGAAAACACATTTTCCCGTTATCCGATAATGACAGTGGGTGAGGCAAACGGGGTTTCTGCAAAGGAAGCGGCTGATTGGGCTGGAGAAAAAAACGGCATCTTCAGCATGATTTTTCAATTTGAGCATCTCGGCCTGTGGGATGTAGAAGTCAATGAGAGCATTGATATCGTTTCCTTTAAACGAATTTTAACAGACTGGCAAGACAGTCTTGAAGGGATCGGCTGGAATGCGTTGTTTATGGAGAATCACGACCAGCCCCGTTCAGTTTCTGTATGGGGAGACGACGGAGTGTACTTGAAAGAAAGTGCAAAAGCGCTTGCTGCTGTTTATTTTCTCATGAAGGGCACGCCCTTTATTTATCAGGGACAGGAACTTGGCATGACGAACGTGGCTTTTCCGTCTATTGCTGATTATGATGATATCGCAATGAAACGCCTGTATGAAATAGAAAGGGCGAAAGGCGCTTCACACGAGGACGTGATGAAGATTGTCTGGAAAAAAGGGCGGGACAATTCGCGAACGCCGATGCAATGGAATGCTGATCCATACGCCGGATTTTCTGATGCCAAACCGTGGGTCGGAATCAATGAAAATTACAAATGGCTAAATGCCGAGGCGCAAAAAAACGACCCAACATCCGTATACCACTTCTACAAGAGCTTGATCAAGCTGCGCCAAACATACGATGTTTTTATCAACGGAATATACGAGCTCATTTTGCCCGAAGATCAGCAAATCTTTGCGTATCTTCGGAAAAACGAGAACCATACTGCGCTGATTGCGGCCAATCTGTCGGCAACACCGGCCTTTTTCAAGCGCGCCGGATTGCCATTGTCATCAGACGCACTCGTATTGTCAAATGTCGAAATAAAGCCTCACAAGCACATGACATCAGTCCAGTTGCAGCCGTATGAAGCAAGAGTATATGTATGGCGCTAA
- a CDS encoding methyl-accepting chemotaxis protein, which produces MKKTLTTIRRSSIARRLIISFLLILIVPIAVLSVSAYQSAIASLDLQMTQSAKENVQILDHIIDDKIRTTEKSLVFFSDWATADKFKDKKKTELKKEFKQFIQMNDNVAAVFSSSKDGDFTRYPYADMPSDFHALERDWYKEAIANKGKTIITEPYESISSGKMVVTIARQTEDGSGVVAVDMKIDDLVTTAKEINIGKEGYAFILSQNKKVIAFSGEKAGTALKGDWVDKLYNNKSGDFEYTYKGEEKKMTFVTSETTGWKISGTMYSDEIHDAASKVLTVASIVLAIAIAAGMTAIYFVIRSITKPLRHIVASAEKISKGDLTETIEIKSKDELGVLSQSFNHMAHSLRSLIQGIKDSVDHVASASEELTASADQTSKATENITMAIEQFSNGSESQSERIETTTEQINEMNDGLAELAQAAVVITETSADSTELSNKGETLVRKTAGQMNTIDHSVKEAELVVKGLEIKSKDITNILRVINGIADQTNLLALNAAIEAARAGEYGRGFSVVAEEVRKLAVQSADSAKEIETLIIDIVKEIHTSLNVLQSVNKEVETGLVMTDETQQSFKDISHMTKEIASTLQNMNATVEELSAGAQEISAASNDITAISKESSDGIQDIAASAEEQMASMEEISSSAQTLERMSEELRDLTKRFKVDENESK; this is translated from the coding sequence ATGAAAAAAACACTTACTACGATTCGAAGGTCATCAATAGCCAGGAGGCTTATTATTTCTTTTCTGCTGATCTTAATTGTCCCTATTGCCGTCCTTTCGGTAAGCGCTTATCAATCAGCAATTGCCTCTCTTGATCTCCAGATGACGCAAAGCGCAAAGGAAAATGTTCAAATATTGGATCATATCATTGATGATAAAATCAGGACGACTGAAAAAAGCCTCGTGTTTTTCAGCGATTGGGCGACAGCAGATAAATTTAAAGATAAAAAGAAAACAGAGCTAAAAAAGGAATTTAAACAATTTATCCAAATGAATGACAATGTCGCTGCGGTGTTTTCGAGCAGCAAAGACGGGGATTTCACACGTTATCCATACGCAGATATGCCGAGTGACTTTCATGCTTTGGAACGAGACTGGTACAAAGAAGCGATAGCCAATAAAGGCAAAACAATCATTACTGAACCTTATGAATCGATTTCGTCAGGAAAAATGGTCGTCACCATCGCCCGCCAGACAGAGGATGGGTCAGGCGTTGTCGCCGTTGATATGAAAATTGACGACCTGGTCACAACAGCAAAAGAAATCAATATCGGAAAAGAAGGCTATGCTTTTATCCTCAGCCAAAACAAGAAAGTCATCGCCTTCTCCGGAGAAAAAGCAGGAACAGCATTAAAAGGGGACTGGGTTGATAAACTCTACAATAATAAAAGCGGCGACTTTGAGTATACGTACAAAGGCGAAGAGAAGAAAATGACATTTGTCACAAGCGAAACAACAGGCTGGAAAATCAGCGGCACGATGTATTCGGACGAGATCCATGATGCTGCAAGCAAAGTTTTGACCGTGGCATCAATCGTTTTGGCCATTGCCATCGCAGCCGGAATGACGGCGATTTACTTTGTGATTCGGTCCATCACAAAGCCTTTGAGACACATTGTCGCATCAGCTGAAAAAATCAGCAAAGGCGATCTAACCGAAACAATAGAAATCAAATCAAAAGATGAACTTGGCGTTCTGAGCCAGAGCTTCAATCATATGGCACACTCGCTCCGCTCTCTCATTCAAGGAATCAAAGACTCAGTAGATCATGTTGCTTCAGCATCAGAGGAACTGACTGCATCCGCCGACCAGACAAGCAAGGCAACTGAGAATATTACCATGGCCATTGAGCAATTTTCAAACGGCAGCGAGAGCCAAAGCGAAAGAATTGAGACGACAACCGAACAAATTAATGAAATGAACGATGGGTTAGCTGAACTGGCGCAGGCTGCCGTGGTGATTACAGAAACATCCGCAGACTCGACAGAACTATCAAACAAGGGTGAGACACTCGTCCGGAAAACGGCCGGCCAAATGAATACGATTGACCACTCTGTGAAAGAAGCGGAACTAGTGGTGAAAGGGCTGGAAATCAAATCAAAGGATATCACGAATATTTTGCGTGTCATTAACGGCATTGCGGATCAAACCAACCTTTTGGCTTTAAATGCCGCCATTGAAGCCGCAAGAGCGGGGGAATACGGACGAGGCTTCTCGGTCGTCGCTGAAGAAGTGAGGAAACTTGCGGTACAGTCAGCTGACTCGGCAAAAGAAATTGAAACACTGATCATCGATATTGTGAAAGAAATTCATACATCATTGAACGTACTCCAGTCTGTAAATAAAGAAGTTGAAACAGGGCTTGTCATGACGGATGAAACACAACAAAGCTTCAAAGATATTTCGCACATGACCAAAGAAATTGCTTCAACTCTGCAAAACATGAATGCGACGGTTGAAGAGCTTTCAGCGGGAGCTCAAGAAATTTCTGCTGCTTCAAATGATATCACTGCTATTTCTAAAGAAAGCTCTGACGGCATCCA
- a CDS encoding nitronate monooxygenase, with protein sequence MTDWLKTLSLTIPVIQAPMAGGLVTPDLAATVSNEGALGSLASGYLSPDMLEKQVVDMQQLTDRAFQVNVFVPESRKEPDEDSVETWKNRIPFAEQAPPFSSEEEEWEDFHKKISIIMKYNVKACSFTFGIPPDEAIQALKKNGCCLIGTATVPQEAIMLEERGMDIIVLQGSEAGGHRGSFLPVSGESALGLMSLIPQAADAVTIPVIAAGGIADRRGVQAAHCLGAQGVQVGTPFLMCEECDVSETYRRELKRARGTDTRLTSLFSGKPARGIVNQWMKEQQAEEANALPYPLQNTLTKPMRKHAAREKDSGYMSLWAGQSVGMLNRPANVKSLLAELCST encoded by the coding sequence ATGACGGATTGGCTGAAAACATTATCGCTGACCATACCTGTCATCCAGGCGCCGATGGCCGGCGGGCTGGTCACGCCTGACTTGGCAGCCACAGTATCGAATGAAGGCGCGCTTGGCAGCTTAGCGTCCGGATATCTTAGTCCCGACATGCTCGAAAAGCAAGTCGTTGACATGCAGCAGCTGACTGATCGAGCATTTCAGGTGAATGTCTTTGTTCCGGAAAGCAGAAAAGAACCGGACGAAGACAGCGTTGAAACTTGGAAAAACAGAATTCCATTTGCCGAACAGGCCCCTCCATTTTCTTCAGAAGAAGAGGAATGGGAGGACTTCCATAAAAAAATAAGCATCATTATGAAATACAATGTCAAAGCCTGTTCGTTTACGTTCGGCATTCCGCCGGATGAAGCCATTCAAGCTTTAAAGAAAAATGGCTGTTGTCTCATTGGTACGGCTACGGTTCCGCAGGAAGCCATCATGCTTGAAGAACGAGGAATGGACATCATTGTACTGCAAGGAAGCGAAGCGGGCGGCCATCGCGGTTCCTTTCTGCCGGTGAGCGGGGAATCCGCACTTGGCCTTATGTCGCTGATTCCCCAGGCGGCAGATGCAGTGACCATTCCGGTAATCGCGGCAGGCGGAATTGCCGACCGCCGCGGCGTCCAAGCCGCTCATTGTCTCGGAGCCCAGGGCGTACAGGTCGGGACGCCATTTCTCATGTGTGAGGAATGCGACGTATCAGAAACGTACCGGCGCGAATTAAAAAGAGCGCGGGGAACAGACACGCGCCTCACCTCATTGTTTTCAGGTAAGCCTGCAAGGGGTATAGTCAATCAATGGATGAAAGAGCAGCAAGCTGAGGAGGCAAACGCACTTCCTTATCCATTGCAAAACACGTTAACAAAGCCGATGAGAAAACACGCAGCCAGAGAAAAAGATTCCGGGTACATGTCTCTGTGGGCCGGGCAATCTGTCGGCATGCTGAACCGGCCCGCTAATGTGAAGTCACTGTTAGCCGAGCTTTGCAGCACGTAA
- a CDS encoding protein-glutamine gamma-glutamyltransferase, which yields MIIISRQLLRPQDIENWQIDEKLNPLLKEMLETPVQFDYHSIAELMFELNLRMNIVAAAKTLHKSGAKFATFLKTYGNTAYWRVSPEGALELKYRMPPSKAIRDIAENGPFYAFECATAIVVIFYLALIDTIGEEAFDASFDSIILYDWHYEKLPIYTETGHHYFLGDCLYFKNPEFDPQKAQWRGENVIMLEEDKFFAHGLGILSGQQIIEKLNSFRKKGAVQPAYLLPQATRLDVPSLYRIVR from the coding sequence ATGATTATTATATCCCGACAATTGCTCCGTCCCCAAGATATTGAAAACTGGCAGATAGATGAGAAGTTGAATCCGCTGTTAAAAGAGATGCTTGAGACGCCTGTCCAGTTTGATTATCATTCCATTGCCGAACTGATGTTTGAGCTGAACCTGCGGATGAATATCGTAGCAGCGGCAAAAACGTTGCACAAAAGCGGAGCGAAATTCGCCACTTTTCTCAAAACATACGGGAATACAGCGTATTGGAGGGTTTCACCGGAAGGCGCCTTGGAGCTGAAATACAGAATGCCGCCCTCAAAAGCGATTCGGGATATTGCAGAAAACGGCCCGTTTTACGCGTTTGAATGCGCCACCGCCATTGTTGTCATTTTTTATTTGGCCTTGATCGATACAATCGGGGAGGAAGCATTTGACGCCAGCTTTGACAGCATTATTTTATATGACTGGCACTATGAGAAATTGCCGATATACACGGAAACAGGGCATCACTATTTCCTTGGAGATTGCCTGTATTTTAAAAACCCTGAGTTTGATCCGCAAAAAGCGCAATGGAGAGGCGAAAATGTGATTATGCTGGAAGAAGATAAATTTTTTGCCCACGGCCTGGGAATCTTAAGCGGGCAGCAAATTATCGAGAAGCTGAATTCTTTTCGAAAAAAAGGAGCCGTACAGCCAGCTTATCTTCTGCCTCAGGCGACCAGACTGGATGTTCCGTCTCTTTACCGCATCGTCCGCTAA
- a CDS encoding zinc metallopeptidase, whose amino-acid sequence MLFIFLTIAALGLSFWAQFKVKSNFEKYSKVEASSGRTGAETARRILDINGLYDVPVEPVRGTLTDHYDPTRRVVRLSEPVYYGRSISAISVASHEVGHALQHQEAYGALVLRHKIFPVVNFASGVAPFLFLGGMLLGSLNLIGLGIILFSAAVFFQLITLPVEFNASSRAKQIIVSEGFIRNTEENGVNKVLSAAALTYVAAALVSLFELLRFVMIFLNGRNEN is encoded by the coding sequence ATGCTGTTTATATTTTTGACAATAGCCGCATTGGGATTATCGTTTTGGGCACAATTTAAAGTGAAGAGCAATTTTGAAAAATATTCAAAAGTGGAAGCCTCAAGCGGACGTACAGGGGCAGAAACGGCAAGACGGATTTTAGATATAAACGGTCTTTACGACGTGCCGGTCGAACCGGTAAGAGGCACTTTAACAGACCATTACGACCCGACAAGACGGGTGGTGCGGTTATCTGAGCCGGTCTATTACGGCCGCTCAATTTCCGCCATCTCCGTAGCTTCCCATGAAGTCGGACACGCCTTGCAGCATCAGGAAGCATATGGTGCGCTTGTGCTGAGACATAAAATCTTCCCAGTCGTGAATTTTGCATCCGGTGTAGCTCCTTTTCTTTTCTTAGGAGGCATGCTTCTCGGCAGCCTGAATCTGATCGGGCTTGGCATCATTCTGTTTTCAGCCGCTGTCTTTTTCCAGCTGATTACACTGCCTGTCGAATTTAATGCAAGTTCACGCGCGAAGCAAATTATTGTGTCTGAAGGATTCATCCGAAACACTGAAGAGAATGGGGTAAATAAAGTGCTGAGCGCCGCCGCCTTAACATATGTGGCCGCCGCCCTGGTTTCCCTGTTTGAGCTTCTTCGCTTTGTGATGATCTTCTTAAACGGTCGTAATGAGAATTAA
- a CDS encoding hemolysin family protein has product MLILQLVAIFVLVGITAFFVAAEFAIVKIRGSKINQLIESGDSRALAAHKIISNLDEYLSACQLGITITALGLGWLGEPTFERILHPLFEMTGIPEPMNHIVTFIIAFIIVTFLHVVLGELAPKTVSIQKAEAVSLWVAKPLIWFYKIMFPFIKALNGSASFFVKLFGFHSVKEHEVVVSEEELRLILSESYEKGEINHSEFRYVNKIFEFDNRVAREIMIPRTEIAVISLEQSLEEAIHHIINERYTRYPVIKEDKDHILGIINSKDMFKAYFLGQPIKLKQIMRPVIRVIESIPVQQLLIRMQKERIHMAILVDEYGGTAGLVTVEDIIEEIVGDIRDEYDQDETPHILKKGEHHYVMDGKALIDEVNDLLDTAIENEEIDTIAGWLLTQKMELKAGDVIHAEGCEFKILDAEDHHIRFVEIKKTDFL; this is encoded by the coding sequence TTGCTTATTTTACAATTGGTCGCCATTTTTGTATTGGTTGGCATTACGGCTTTTTTCGTCGCAGCAGAATTTGCAATCGTCAAAATCAGAGGGTCAAAAATCAATCAGTTGATCGAAAGCGGTGATAGCCGGGCGCTTGCCGCACACAAAATCATCTCCAATCTGGACGAGTATTTATCAGCCTGCCAGCTCGGGATTACCATTACAGCTCTCGGCCTTGGATGGCTTGGTGAACCGACATTTGAACGCATTCTTCATCCTTTGTTTGAGATGACAGGCATCCCGGAACCGATGAACCACATTGTCACATTTATCATTGCATTTATCATCGTCACTTTTTTGCATGTGGTGCTGGGGGAGCTTGCCCCGAAAACGGTTTCCATTCAAAAGGCTGAGGCTGTCAGCTTATGGGTTGCAAAGCCTTTGATTTGGTTTTATAAAATCATGTTTCCGTTTATTAAAGCATTGAACGGCTCCGCAAGTTTTTTTGTGAAATTATTTGGCTTTCATTCTGTGAAGGAGCATGAGGTTGTCGTCAGCGAGGAGGAACTGAGGCTGATCCTTTCAGAAAGCTATGAAAAAGGAGAAATCAATCATTCTGAATTCCGCTATGTGAATAAGATTTTTGAATTCGACAACCGGGTAGCGAGAGAGATCATGATCCCGCGGACAGAAATTGCGGTCATCTCGTTGGAGCAGTCGCTTGAAGAAGCGATTCATCACATTATTAATGAACGGTATACACGCTACCCTGTCATCAAAGAAGACAAGGATCATATTTTAGGGATCATCAACAGCAAAGACATGTTTAAAGCTTATTTTCTCGGCCAGCCGATAAAGTTAAAACAGATCATGAGGCCCGTCATCAGGGTCATTGAAAGCATCCCTGTTCAACAGCTTTTGATCCGCATGCAGAAGGAGCGGATTCACATGGCCATTCTCGTAGATGAATATGGTGGAACGGCGGGGCTTGTCACTGTCGAAGATATTATTGAGGAAATTGTCGGGGACATCCGCGATGAATATGACCAGGATGAAACACCGCACATTTTGAAAAAAGGCGAGCACCATTATGTGATGGATGGAAAAGCGCTAATAGACGAAGTGAACGATCTGCTCGACACTGCCATTGAAAATGAAGAAATTGATACGATCGCGGGCTGGCTTCTGACACAAAAAATGGAGCTGAAAGCAGGGGATGTGATACACGCGGAGGGCTGTGAATTTAAAATCCTCGATGCTGAAGATCATCACATCCGTTTTGTAGAAATAAAAAAAACTGACTTTTTATAA
- a CDS encoding HAMP domain-containing methyl-accepting chemotaxis protein — MKTFINWLKKPSISRKLIVSFIAILIIPILILEFSSYRSASSKLEQQIMGSAKTSVDTFNTTVTNDLGAKAKGVTFFSESLKSSVFKGKTNQEELKAKFSQYVSINEGVARIYGGVENGTYIQAPNEKLPEGYDPRQRPWYQDAMKAGGEIVVTDPYVAASDGSMVITIAQELKDGSGVVAMDITIDKLLEQMKQIKVGKEGYVFIATKNKTYVAHQNHKAGEKLSGDWVAKMYADNSGDFKYTLNNEGKKMSYTTNELTGWKIAGTMYMDEIKDASKSVLITGMIVLIASIAIGGFLILFIVRSITKPLKRLVQSSKTISSGDLTETIDIRSKDELGELGESFNEMGQSLRSLISAIQDSVNNVAASSEQLTASAGQTSKATEHITMAIEQFSNGNEEQSEKVESSSHQLNLMNGDLQHVSETSKDITKASIQSTEIAGTGEKFVQQTVGQMNSINQSVQQAEAVVKGLEGKSKDITSILRVINGIADQTNLLALNAAIEAARAGESGRGFSVVAEEVRKLAVQSADSAKEIEKLIQEIVGEIETSLHMFKEVNQEVQSGLVVTDNTKESFQSIFSMTNEIAGKLQTMNSTVEQLSDRSQHVSAAVGGIADVSKESSASIQDIAASAEEQLASMEEISSSATTLSQMAEELRDLTKQFKIE, encoded by the coding sequence ATGAAGACTTTTATCAACTGGCTGAAAAAACCGTCTATCTCAAGAAAATTAATCGTGTCATTTATTGCGATTCTTATTATCCCTATTCTGATATTGGAATTCAGTTCTTACCGAAGCGCCAGCAGTAAGCTGGAACAGCAAATTATGGGAAGCGCGAAAACCAGTGTCGATACTTTTAATACAACTGTTACAAATGACCTGGGAGCAAAAGCGAAAGGAGTCACTTTTTTCAGTGAATCTCTTAAAAGCTCCGTATTTAAAGGAAAGACTAATCAAGAAGAACTCAAAGCGAAATTTTCACAATATGTCTCTATCAATGAAGGGGTAGCCAGAATTTATGGAGGCGTGGAAAACGGCACCTACATACAAGCGCCCAATGAAAAATTGCCGGAAGGATACGATCCAAGACAACGCCCTTGGTACCAAGATGCGATGAAGGCCGGCGGTGAAATTGTCGTGACAGACCCTTACGTGGCAGCGAGTGACGGAAGCATGGTTATTACCATTGCCCAGGAGTTGAAGGACGGATCCGGCGTTGTCGCCATGGATATCACCATTGACAAATTGTTAGAACAGATGAAACAAATCAAGGTCGGCAAAGAAGGCTATGTGTTCATTGCCACGAAAAACAAAACCTATGTCGCCCATCAGAACCATAAGGCGGGGGAAAAGCTCTCAGGCGATTGGGTTGCCAAAATGTACGCCGATAACAGCGGTGATTTCAAGTACACTCTGAATAACGAAGGGAAAAAGATGTCATATACAACAAATGAACTGACTGGGTGGAAAATAGCCGGCACAATGTATATGGATGAAATCAAGGATGCCTCTAAATCTGTGCTGATCACAGGCATGATCGTGCTGATTGCTTCCATTGCGATAGGCGGGTTTTTAATTCTGTTTATCGTTCGATCGATTACAAAACCATTAAAACGCCTTGTGCAATCATCGAAAACGATCAGCAGCGGGGATCTGACAGAAACGATCGACATCCGTTCGAAGGATGAGCTTGGAGAGCTCGGGGAAAGTTTCAATGAAATGGGACAATCTCTCCGCTCACTGATCAGTGCGATTCAAGACTCGGTGAACAATGTGGCCGCATCGTCTGAACAGCTTACCGCATCTGCTGGACAGACAAGCAAAGCCACCGAGCATATCACGATGGCGATTGAGCAGTTCTCAAACGGTAACGAGGAGCAAAGCGAAAAGGTTGAATCCAGCTCTCATCAGCTGAACTTAATGAATGGAGACCTTCAGCATGTCTCAGAAACATCAAAAGACATTACAAAGGCATCTATCCAATCAACGGAAATCGCCGGAACGGGTGAAAAGTTTGTCCAGCAGACAGTCGGACAAATGAACTCGATTAATCAATCGGTTCAGCAAGCTGAGGCTGTAGTCAAAGGGTTAGAAGGAAAATCAAAAGACATCACAAGCATTTTGAGAGTCATCAACGGCATCGCTGACCAAACAAACCTGTTGGCCTTAAACGCAGCCATTGAAGCGGCGCGTGCCGGAGAATCGGGCCGCGGCTTCTCTGTCGTAGCGGAAGAAGTACGCAAACTGGCTGTTCAATCAGCCGATTCAGCAAAAGAAATCGAAAAGCTGATCCAAGAAATCGTAGGAGAAATCGAAACCTCTCTTCATATGTTTAAAGAGGTTAATCAGGAAGTGCAGTCCGGGCTTGTTGTCACAGACAATACAAAAGAAAGCTTCCAGAGCATTTTCAGCATGACAAATGAAATCGCGGGCAAATTGCAGACGATGAATTCCACCGTCGAACAGCTGTCGGACCGTTCACAGCATGTTTCAGCAGCAGTCGGCGGCATTGCCGATGTGTCGAAAGAAAGCTCGGCGAGCATTCAAGACATTGCCGCATCAGCTGAGGAGCAGCTTGCCTCAATGGAAGAAATCAGTTCATCAGCAACCACTCTCTCGCAGATGGCAGAAGAGCTTCGTGATCTGACAAAACAATTTAAAATCGAATAA
- a CDS encoding secondary thiamine-phosphate synthase enzyme YjbQ yields the protein MLKTLQIKTSKRDEMIEITREAEAFLQETGVTSGAALIYCPHTTAGITINENADPDVKKDMLRRFDEVYPWEHELDRHMEGNTAAHMKSSTVGASQHVIIENGRLILGTWQGIYFCEFDGPRTRTCYIKIMGE from the coding sequence ATGCTGAAAACACTGCAAATCAAAACGAGTAAGCGAGATGAAATGATTGAGATCACACGAGAGGCGGAAGCCTTTCTTCAAGAAACAGGGGTGACGAGCGGCGCTGCGCTGATTTACTGTCCACATACGACCGCGGGCATTACAATTAACGAAAACGCCGATCCGGACGTCAAAAAAGATATGCTCAGAAGATTTGATGAAGTGTATCCGTGGGAGCACGAGTTGGACCGCCATATGGAAGGCAATACAGCTGCGCACATGAAGTCGAGTACGGTGGGAGCTTCCCAACACGTCATTATTGAAAATGGCCGATTGATTCTTGGAACGTGGCAGGGCATCTATTTCTGCGAATTCGACGGCCCCCGCACCCGGACATGTTATATCAAAATCATGGGGGAATAG